The Pseudodesulfovibrio sp. zrk46 genome contains a region encoding:
- a CDS encoding Cache 3/Cache 2 fusion domain-containing protein, whose protein sequence is MKIGTRLTALGVSLVALTAMGILAVFFWQSTVIGDKLTEYFMKQAQHEMELAVGDAKNLLATQHATLSKQLENDMRVLLDIVERSGNLLASDEMVEWDAVNQVTKQQSQVSLPKMMAGEQWLGQNKDANAPTPVVDDILAMTGTTCTIFQTMNPQGDLLRVATNILKTNGQRAVGTYIPASSPVAQTIKSGQTFRGTAYVVNAWYLTQYRPIKDDTGKVIGCIYVGILQEGVEQLRQGLKSVVLGSTGALTVFGGSGKTEGVVKLHKDGSKEGTGMLSATDDNGNEVYKNLIEEAKSAGGKPVSTEALLDGKEVGLTAIYFKPWDWVIMGTGYLDEFMEGKHIADNSLSYAQTWSSGIGILMLLIGVAVSLYFARSMSISIGRAVTVMARINDGELDVEELPVHHKGPRDELEEMGQALNGMSARLREVVANVQASALSVTSGSAELAGTSQALSEGATNQAASVEEVSASMEEMTSNIEQNTDNANQTEKIARQAAEDARQGGESVTQTVDAMRQIADKIAIIEEIARQTNLLALNAAIEAARAGEHGKGFAVVAAEVRKLAERSGVAASEISELSANSVAIAEQAGKMLEKMVPDITRTAELVQDIAAASDEQQTGSVQIKTAILELDKVVQQNSAESEHVAASSEELAGHATQLQDVISFFHTDTAMGAPASVSVRKAAPKPLPQGAPAAPRNSGVALNMGDDDSGFERF, encoded by the coding sequence ATGAAGATAGGAACCAGGCTGACAGCGTTAGGGGTTTCGCTGGTCGCCCTTACAGCGATGGGCATTCTTGCCGTGTTCTTCTGGCAGAGCACGGTTATTGGTGACAAGCTGACCGAATACTTCATGAAACAAGCCCAGCATGAGATGGAGCTGGCTGTGGGCGATGCCAAGAACCTGCTCGCCACACAGCACGCAACTCTGTCCAAGCAGTTGGAAAATGATATGCGCGTGCTGCTCGATATCGTCGAGCGAAGCGGCAACCTTCTTGCCTCTGACGAGATGGTGGAATGGGACGCCGTCAATCAGGTGACCAAGCAGCAAAGCCAGGTGTCTTTGCCCAAAATGATGGCTGGAGAACAGTGGCTGGGGCAGAATAAAGATGCCAACGCTCCTACTCCCGTGGTGGATGATATCCTCGCCATGACCGGCACCACCTGCACCATCTTTCAGACCATGAATCCGCAGGGTGACCTGCTTCGTGTGGCAACCAATATTTTGAAGACCAACGGCCAGCGCGCCGTGGGCACGTATATTCCCGCCTCCAGCCCGGTGGCACAGACCATCAAATCCGGCCAGACCTTCCGCGGCACTGCATACGTGGTCAACGCCTGGTACCTGACCCAGTATCGTCCCATCAAGGACGACACGGGTAAGGTCATCGGCTGTATCTACGTCGGTATCCTGCAGGAAGGCGTTGAGCAGCTGCGTCAGGGCCTCAAGTCCGTTGTGCTCGGCTCCACCGGCGCACTCACCGTGTTCGGCGGCTCCGGCAAGACCGAAGGCGTGGTCAAGCTGCACAAGGACGGCTCCAAGGAAGGCACCGGCATGCTTTCCGCCACTGATGACAACGGCAATGAGGTCTACAAGAACCTTATCGAAGAGGCCAAGAGCGCGGGCGGCAAGCCTGTTTCTACCGAGGCCCTGTTGGATGGCAAGGAAGTTGGCCTCACGGCTATCTACTTCAAGCCGTGGGACTGGGTGATCATGGGAACCGGCTATCTGGACGAGTTTATGGAAGGTAAGCATATTGCTGACAATTCCTTGTCCTACGCTCAGACATGGTCCAGCGGCATCGGCATCTTGATGTTGTTGATCGGTGTTGCCGTGTCCCTGTACTTCGCCCGCAGCATGAGCATCTCCATCGGTCGCGCTGTGACAGTTATGGCCCGCATCAACGATGGTGAACTTGATGTGGAAGAGCTCCCCGTGCATCACAAGGGACCGCGCGACGAGCTGGAAGAGATGGGGCAGGCCCTCAACGGCATGTCCGCCCGTCTGCGCGAGGTCGTGGCCAATGTTCAGGCGTCGGCCCTCAGTGTTACCTCCGGTTCTGCCGAGCTGGCAGGCACCTCGCAGGCCCTGTCCGAAGGCGCCACCAATCAGGCCGCGTCCGTGGAAGAGGTTTCTGCTTCCATGGAAGAGATGACCTCCAACATCGAACAGAATACCGATAACGCCAATCAGACTGAGAAGATCGCCCGTCAGGCCGCTGAAGATGCGCGTCAGGGTGGCGAATCCGTTACGCAGACCGTGGACGCCATGCGTCAGATCGCGGACAAGATCGCCATCATCGAAGAGATCGCCCGACAGACTAATCTGTTGGCCCTCAACGCAGCCATCGAAGCCGCTCGTGCCGGTGAACACGGCAAGGGATTCGCGGTCGTGGCCGCCGAGGTCCGCAAGCTGGCCGAACGCTCCGGCGTAGCCGCATCCGAGATCAGCGAACTCTCTGCCAACTCCGTGGCCATTGCCGAACAGGCAGGCAAGATGCTCGAAAAGATGGTGCCGGACATCACCCGTACCGCCGAGCTGGTGCAGGACATCGCTGCTGCCAGTGACGAGCAGCAGACCGGTTCCGTGCAGATCAAGACCGCCATCCTGGAACTGGACAAGGTTGTTCAGCAGAACTCCGCCGAGTCCGAGCATGTGGCTGCTTCCTCTGAAGAGCTGGCAGGTCATGCCACCCAGTTGCAGGATGTCATCAGCTTCTTCCACACGGATACCGCCATGGGAGCCCCCGCTTCGGTCAGCGTTCGCAAGGCCGCACCCAAGCCGCTGCCGCAGGGTGCACCCGCTGCGCCAAGGAACTCCGGTGTCGCGCTGAACATGGGAGATGACGATTCCGGCTTCGAGCGGTTCTAG
- a CDS encoding type III pantothenate kinase: MGKVLLFDAGNTNTKICLADDQGLGESYTLPTRPANTADDWGLKIEAILAREGVAASDVEACAVTSVVPPLDPLIARMTNRFFGCEALFAGRNLPIDLDNEYARPEKVGADILVGCLSARLTYDQSNLIVIDFGTATTLACVMGNAFKGGLICPGVLSSTSALASGTAKLPEVDLEITSDTLTWGTSTEECLNQGLVFGFASMIDGLVDKLSQQMDDPFVVATGGLSKNIAQVSERIDELRPELVMEGLWMAYFNQ, from the coding sequence ATGGGTAAAGTACTGCTGTTTGATGCGGGCAACACCAATACGAAGATATGTCTGGCCGATGATCAGGGGCTTGGTGAAAGCTATACGCTGCCGACCCGTCCGGCCAATACCGCCGACGACTGGGGCCTCAAGATTGAAGCCATTCTGGCGCGTGAAGGCGTGGCCGCCTCGGATGTGGAGGCGTGCGCCGTGACCTCCGTGGTCCCGCCGCTCGATCCGCTCATTGCGCGGATGACCAACCGGTTCTTCGGTTGCGAAGCCCTGTTCGCGGGCCGCAACCTCCCCATTGATCTGGATAACGAATACGCCCGGCCGGAAAAAGTCGGCGCTGATATTCTGGTGGGCTGCCTGTCGGCACGCCTGACCTATGACCAGAGCAACCTTATCGTCATCGATTTCGGCACGGCCACCACGTTGGCCTGTGTCATGGGCAACGCCTTCAAGGGCGGCCTGATCTGTCCCGGCGTCCTGTCGTCTACTTCTGCACTGGCAAGCGGCACCGCAAAACTGCCCGAGGTCGACCTTGAGATCACGAGCGACACCCTTACATGGGGTACATCTACAGAAGAGTGCCTTAATCAAGGTCTTGTCTTCGGTTTCGCGTCCATGATCGATGGCCTCGTCGACAAACTCTCCCAGCAGATGGACGATCCCTTCGTGGTCGCCACCGGCGGCCTGTCCAAAAACATCGCACAGGTCAGCGAACGCATTGACGAACTGCGCCCTGAACTGGTCATGGAAGGATTGTGGATGGCGTACTTTAACCAGTAG
- a CDS encoding methyl-accepting chemotaxis protein, producing MKLSTKLTSGFGSVLALLLIVSGLALWALGNSTDGFSQYRGLARDTNLSGRLQANMLMVRMNVKDFIITGSDQDLKQYDDYYKSMRGFIETAQNEIQKPERAELVDKADQRVVEYGKNFDQVKQFRVERDQIVNEILNKQGPQMEQNLTRILDTAHRDGDMEASFRAGIAMRNLLLGRLYVVKFLDDNSQASIDRVHKEFAALAEEMNTLEQNLQNPERRRLLNEIIQLEKSYIKGFDTLTGIIFTRNDVITNKLDVLGPEIAKDVEDVKLSVMADQDILGPQLQAANDRTATLLLILGTLAVVIAVGTAFLIIRTTQRQLGRDPAEIASIAKSVAEGDLDLEFDEQTCGVYGDMRAMACQLTTVVGSVREGSGNVAAGSTQLSASAQTLSQGATEQAASIQEVSSSMEQMASNIRQNTANAATTEEIANKSAQEADESGTAVVEAVEAMKLIAEKISIIEEIARQTNLLALNAAIEAARAGEHGKGFAVVAAEVRKLAERSGQAAGEISDLSTTTVDAAEKAGQMLDTLVPNIRKTAQLVQEISTASSEQNAGATQINTAITQLDAVIQQNAAAAEEMASTSEELSGQSKELERTMSFFRVNCNGKGLEYAGEVTMVRAPQQALPEAPLTHASGNGNGNGNGQKISTAGMDLMLEETSDEKFERF from the coding sequence ATGAAATTATCCACCAAACTGACCAGCGGCTTTGGCAGTGTGCTCGCGCTACTGCTCATCGTTTCCGGTCTGGCCCTATGGGCACTGGGGAACTCGACGGACGGATTCTCCCAGTACCGCGGGCTGGCACGAGACACCAACCTGAGCGGCCGACTGCAGGCCAACATGCTCATGGTCCGCATGAACGTGAAGGACTTCATCATCACGGGCAGCGACCAGGACCTTAAACAGTACGACGACTACTATAAATCCATGCGCGGCTTCATAGAGACCGCGCAAAACGAAATCCAGAAGCCGGAACGCGCCGAGCTTGTTGACAAGGCAGACCAACGCGTCGTCGAGTATGGCAAAAATTTCGACCAAGTGAAACAGTTCAGGGTGGAGCGTGACCAAATCGTCAACGAAATCCTGAACAAGCAAGGTCCCCAGATGGAACAGAATCTCACCAGGATTCTCGACACAGCTCACAGGGACGGCGACATGGAAGCCTCGTTCCGTGCCGGCATTGCCATGCGCAACCTCTTGCTGGGCCGCTTATATGTAGTCAAATTTCTTGATGACAATTCACAAGCGTCCATAGACCGGGTGCACAAGGAGTTTGCCGCTCTGGCCGAGGAGATGAATACTCTGGAGCAAAACCTCCAGAACCCGGAACGACGCCGTCTACTCAACGAGATCATCCAGCTGGAGAAGAGCTATATCAAGGGTTTTGACACCCTTACCGGGATCATCTTCACCCGCAACGATGTCATCACCAACAAGCTCGATGTGCTCGGACCGGAAATCGCCAAAGACGTTGAAGATGTAAAGCTGTCCGTCATGGCAGATCAGGATATTCTCGGCCCGCAGCTCCAGGCAGCCAATGACCGTACGGCCACACTCCTCCTCATACTGGGGACGCTGGCGGTAGTCATAGCAGTCGGCACCGCCTTCCTGATCATTCGCACGACACAGCGACAACTGGGACGGGACCCTGCTGAGATCGCCTCTATCGCTAAAAGTGTGGCAGAGGGAGACCTTGACCTTGAGTTCGACGAACAGACATGCGGCGTATACGGCGACATGCGCGCCATGGCATGCCAGCTCACCACAGTGGTCGGCTCTGTCCGTGAAGGCTCCGGCAATGTGGCAGCAGGCAGCACCCAGCTCTCCGCCTCTGCCCAGACCCTGTCTCAGGGCGCGACCGAACAGGCTGCCTCCATTCAGGAAGTATCCTCATCCATGGAACAGATGGCTTCCAACATCCGGCAAAACACGGCAAACGCCGCCACGACCGAAGAGATCGCAAACAAGTCGGCACAGGAAGCCGATGAAAGCGGCACCGCGGTGGTCGAAGCAGTGGAGGCCATGAAGCTCATCGCCGAAAAGATCTCCATCATCGAAGAGATCGCCCGACAGACCAACCTGCTGGCCCTGAATGCCGCCATCGAAGCCGCCCGTGCGGGCGAGCATGGCAAGGGATTTGCGGTCGTAGCCGCGGAGGTCCGCAAGCTGGCAGAACGAAGCGGGCAGGCTGCGGGCGAAATCAGCGACCTCTCCACAACCACCGTGGATGCGGCGGAAAAGGCTGGTCAGATGCTCGACACGTTGGTCCCGAACATTCGCAAGACAGCCCAACTGGTGCAGGAGATCTCCACAGCCAGCAGCGAGCAAAACGCCGGGGCAACACAGATCAACACGGCCATCACCCAGCTGGATGCCGTCATCCAGCAGAACGCGGCAGCGGCAGAAGAAATGGCCTCAACCAGTGAAGAACTGTCCGGCCAGAGTAAGGAGCTTGAACGGACCATGTCCTTCTTCCGCGTCAACTGCAATGGCAAGGGACTGGAATATGCCGGAGAGGTGACCATGGTCCGCGCCCCCCAACAGGCATTGCCCGAAGCACCACTCACCCACGCATCGGGCAATGGAAACGGAAATGGGAATGGTCAAAAGATATCAACAGCAGGCATGGACCTGATGCTGGAAGAAACTAGCGACGAGAAGTTCGAGCGTTTCTAG
- the eno gene encoding phosphopyruvate hydratase, whose protein sequence is MSTISGVWAREILDSRGNPTVEVEVILESGIIGRAAVPSGASTGSREALELRDKEERYGGKGVLTAVENVRGEIAGNIIGMDAVRQVTLDNALIDLDGTENKERLGANAMLGVSMAAARAAARFLGLPLYQYLGGTNGKLLPVPLMNIINGGEHAPNNLDIQEFMIMPVGAETFAEALRMGAETFHKLKSILAKDGHVTSVGDEGGFAPNLKSHAEAFEYITRAVEEAGYEPGKEICYAIDAAASEFYKDGKYVLAGEGKELSSAELCDFYEDLANKFPLVSIEDGFAEADWDGFALQTEKMGDRIQLVGDDLFVTNPDILADGIDRGVCNSILIKLNQIGTVTETLDTIELAKTAGYTNVVSHRSGETGDHFIADLAVAVNAGQIKTGSLCRSDRLEKYNQLLRIEEDLADDGVYYGPILGGSFFDEE, encoded by the coding sequence ATGAGCACCATTTCCGGCGTTTGGGCCCGCGAAATCCTGGATTCCCGCGGTAACCCCACCGTTGAAGTCGAAGTCATCCTCGAATCCGGCATCATTGGGCGGGCAGCCGTTCCTTCCGGTGCATCCACCGGTTCCCGCGAGGCTCTGGAGCTGCGCGACAAGGAAGAGCGTTACGGCGGCAAAGGCGTTCTGACCGCAGTAGAAAATGTGCGCGGCGAGATCGCCGGCAACATCATCGGCATGGACGCTGTGCGTCAGGTCACTCTGGATAACGCCCTGATCGACCTGGACGGCACCGAGAACAAAGAGCGTCTGGGCGCCAACGCCATGCTTGGCGTATCCATGGCCGCAGCCCGCGCAGCAGCCCGCTTCCTGGGTCTGCCCCTGTACCAGTACCTGGGCGGTACCAACGGAAAGCTTCTGCCCGTTCCCCTGATGAACATCATCAACGGCGGCGAGCACGCACCCAACAACCTGGATATCCAGGAATTCATGATCATGCCCGTGGGCGCCGAGACCTTTGCCGAGGCCCTGCGCATGGGTGCAGAAACCTTCCACAAGCTGAAATCCATCCTTGCCAAGGACGGTCATGTGACCTCCGTTGGCGACGAAGGTGGCTTTGCACCGAACCTGAAATCTCACGCCGAGGCCTTCGAGTACATCACCCGTGCTGTTGAAGAAGCCGGTTACGAGCCGGGCAAGGAAATCTGCTACGCCATCGACGCCGCAGCTTCCGAGTTCTACAAGGACGGCAAGTACGTACTGGCCGGTGAAGGCAAGGAACTGTCTTCCGCCGAACTGTGCGACTTCTACGAAGATCTGGCCAACAAGTTCCCGCTGGTCTCCATCGAAGACGGCTTCGCCGAAGCTGACTGGGACGGCTTTGCCCTCCAGACCGAAAAGATGGGCGACCGCATCCAGCTGGTAGGCGACGACCTGTTCGTCACCAACCCGGATATTCTGGCCGACGGCATTGATCGTGGCGTGTGCAACTCCATCCTGATCAAGCTGAACCAGATCGGTACCGTCACCGAGACCCTGGACACCATCGAGCTGGCCAAGACCGCCGGTTACACCAACGTGGTTTCCCACCGCTCCGGCGAAACCGGCGATCACTTCATCGCCGACCTCGCAGTTGCCGTGAACGCTGGTCAGATCAAGACTGGTTCCCTGTGCCGCTCCGACCGTCTCGAAAAGTACAACCAGCTTCTCCGCATCGAGGAAGACCTGGCTGATGATGGCGTGTACTACGGCCCGATTTTGGGCGGTTCTTTCTTCGACGAAGAGTAA
- the folD gene encoding bifunctional methylenetetrahydrofolate dehydrogenase/methenyltetrahydrofolate cyclohydrolase FolD, producing the protein MILLDGKETAKEIRAEIREEVDGLENKYGRKPGLAVVLVGEDPASQVYVRNKERACEDCGIRSIPHRLATASQHELEGLIQELNRDVNVDGILVQLPLPKGLDSQKILDLIDPDKDVDGFHPVNVGKMSLGLPGFRPCTPAGVINLLKRYDLDPACKKAVVIGRSNIVGKPLAMMLSQSGPCANATVTLCHSRTQDLKAECLEADFVFAAIGVPNFVTADMVKEGAVVVDVGINRTDEGLAGDCDFEALKDKVHAITPVPGGVGPMTIAQLMVNTLEAFKLHVGA; encoded by the coding sequence ATGATTTTACTTGATGGCAAGGAAACAGCAAAGGAAATCCGGGCCGAGATCCGCGAGGAAGTGGACGGCCTTGAGAACAAATATGGCCGCAAACCCGGTCTGGCTGTTGTGCTGGTGGGCGAAGACCCGGCCAGTCAGGTCTATGTCCGCAACAAGGAACGCGCATGCGAGGATTGCGGCATCAGGTCCATCCCGCACCGCTTGGCCACTGCCAGCCAGCACGAGCTGGAAGGTCTGATTCAGGAGCTCAACCGCGACGTGAACGTGGACGGCATCCTGGTGCAGCTGCCCCTGCCAAAAGGACTGGACAGCCAGAAAATTTTGGATCTCATCGATCCTGACAAGGACGTGGACGGCTTCCACCCGGTGAACGTGGGCAAGATGAGCCTGGGCCTGCCCGGCTTCCGCCCCTGCACCCCGGCTGGCGTCATCAACCTGCTCAAGCGCTACGACCTTGACCCGGCCTGCAAAAAGGCTGTCGTCATCGGCCGCTCCAACATCGTTGGCAAGCCGCTGGCCATGATGCTCTCTCAGTCCGGCCCCTGCGCCAACGCCACCGTCACCCTCTGCCACTCCCGCACTCAGGACCTCAAGGCTGAGTGTCTGGAAGCAGACTTCGTCTTTGCCGCCATCGGCGTTCCCAACTTCGTGACCGCAGACATGGTCAAGGAAGGCGCTGTTGTCGTTGACGTCGGCATCAACCGCACCGACGAAGGTCTGGCAGGCGACTGCGACTTCGAGGCCCTGAAAGACAAGGTCCACGCCATCACCCCGGTTCCCGGCGGCGTTGGCCCCATGACCATCGCACAGCTAATGGTCAACACCCTCGAAGCCTTCAAGCTTCACGTCGGCGCGTAG
- a CDS encoding methyl-accepting chemotaxis protein, protein MSFKDIPLKFKIGGSVCLAVALILVVYTIIVVSKSREIAIDDARAIGQEMANRYGNQVKGNMEAALDASLTTAAVFEAMVTKKELIDRGVVDEIQKDVTASNPSFFGIQSCFEPNALDGKDAEYKATGDPMWEHMGGAYGNYWWKEGGQWKVVNLAKHNYPETRAWYKGPRDKGHAILTEPYTGVLGPDVVMATISVPVKDSGKFIGIVGIDFVLSSFQAMVKDIKPMDTGYAFIMSNKGVLVAHPNSELLNKPVIDNLNKEHGPAIVQAIASGNEYAEFMVSPMDGQEYMYLFSPILVRGTDTPWSIGIAIPTDKIMAAANEFLYMSVGLTAGALLVIFVIVFFIAKSITDPMVKSVAFAQEIASGNLVATLDINQKDEIGVLATTLAEMGENLRRVVGEVRTVTDSVAIGANEVASSSQTLSQGATEQASSLEEVSSSMEEMASNISQNADNANQTQGLASGAAGQAESGGSAVAEAVVAMNEIADKISIIEEIARQTNLLALNAAIEAARAGEHGKGFAVVAAEVRKLAERSGVAAGEISQLASSSVEVADRAGELLGKLVPDIQRTADLVDEISTASNEQNEGASQINAAIQQLDSVVQQNASASEEMSSTSEQLSSQAAQLQDTVAFFKLGNDGGMGGGYTRTTVKATRKPAAAIPAAKPAPKPAAPSGGVALDMGEDDGDFERF, encoded by the coding sequence ATGTCGTTTAAGGATATCCCGCTGAAGTTCAAAATTGGCGGTAGTGTTTGTCTGGCAGTTGCATTGATCCTGGTGGTGTACACCATCATCGTTGTTTCCAAGTCGCGTGAAATCGCCATTGACGATGCACGGGCCATTGGTCAGGAAATGGCCAATCGCTATGGTAATCAGGTCAAGGGCAACATGGAAGCGGCACTGGATGCTTCACTGACCACCGCAGCGGTCTTTGAAGCCATGGTGACCAAAAAGGAACTGATCGACCGTGGTGTTGTCGATGAAATCCAAAAGGATGTAACCGCATCCAACCCATCTTTCTTTGGTATTCAGTCCTGCTTCGAGCCCAATGCTCTCGACGGAAAGGATGCTGAGTACAAGGCTACCGGCGATCCCATGTGGGAACACATGGGTGGCGCATACGGTAACTACTGGTGGAAGGAAGGCGGCCAATGGAAGGTCGTTAACCTCGCCAAGCACAATTATCCCGAGACCCGCGCATGGTACAAGGGCCCCCGCGACAAGGGCCACGCCATCCTGACCGAGCCGTACACAGGCGTTCTCGGCCCTGACGTGGTCATGGCCACCATCAGTGTGCCGGTTAAGGACAGTGGCAAGTTCATCGGTATCGTGGGTATCGACTTTGTCCTCTCCTCCTTCCAGGCCATGGTGAAGGACATCAAGCCCATGGACACCGGTTATGCGTTCATTATGTCCAACAAGGGCGTACTGGTCGCTCACCCCAATTCCGAACTGTTGAATAAGCCCGTCATAGACAACCTGAACAAGGAGCATGGTCCTGCAATCGTTCAGGCCATCGCATCCGGTAACGAGTATGCCGAGTTCATGGTTTCCCCCATGGACGGCCAGGAGTACATGTATCTGTTCTCGCCCATTCTGGTGCGTGGCACAGATACTCCATGGTCCATCGGTATCGCCATCCCCACGGATAAGATCATGGCTGCGGCCAACGAGTTCCTTTACATGAGTGTCGGCCTGACAGCCGGTGCCTTGTTGGTAATATTTGTCATAGTCTTCTTCATTGCCAAGTCCATCACCGATCCCATGGTCAAGAGCGTTGCCTTTGCTCAGGAGATCGCGTCCGGTAATCTGGTCGCCACCCTTGATATCAACCAGAAGGATGAGATCGGCGTACTGGCAACAACACTGGCAGAAATGGGCGAGAACCTGCGTCGCGTCGTCGGCGAGGTCAGAACCGTAACCGACAGCGTGGCTATCGGTGCCAACGAGGTCGCCTCGTCCTCCCAGACCCTGTCACAGGGTGCCACGGAGCAGGCTTCTTCACTGGAAGAGGTGTCTTCCTCCATGGAAGAGATGGCCTCCAACATCAGTCAGAACGCTGACAACGCCAACCAGACGCAGGGGCTGGCCAGCGGTGCCGCTGGACAGGCTGAGAGCGGTGGTTCCGCCGTCGCCGAGGCCGTTGTGGCCATGAATGAGATCGCAGACAAGATCTCCATTATCGAGGAAATCGCCCGCCAGACCAACTTGCTGGCCCTGAACGCAGCCATTGAGGCCGCCCGCGCTGGTGAGCACGGCAAGGGCTTCGCAGTTGTCGCCGCGGAAGTCCGCAAGCTGGCCGAACGCTCCGGCGTGGCCGCAGGCGAGATCAGTCAGCTCGCTTCCAGCAGCGTGGAAGTGGCCGACCGTGCAGGCGAACTGCTTGGCAAGTTGGTTCCGGACATTCAGCGCACCGCTGACCTCGTGGATGAAATCTCCACGGCGTCCAACGAGCAGAACGAAGGCGCGTCCCAGATCAACGCCGCCATCCAGCAACTCGACAGCGTGGTGCAGCAGAACGCCTCTGCCTCCGAAGAGATGTCTTCCACCTCGGAGCAACTCTCCAGTCAGGCAGCCCAGCTGCAAGATACCGTGGCCTTCTTCAAGCTCGGCAACGATGGCGGCATGGGCGGCGGTTACACCCGCACGACGGTCAAGGCGACCCGTAAGCCCGCAGCAGCCATCCCGGCCGCCAAGCCCGCTCCCAAGCCTGCCGCTCCCTCCGGCGGCGTGGCGCTGGACATGGGCGAAGACGACGGCGACTTCGAGCGCTTCTAG